The Bacilli bacterium region ACTGTAATTACGCCATGCATCAATAATCGTATAGGCAATATTGAGTAGGGCTTGCTTATTACGTCCCTTCAATAACAAAACGGAATTGTACCAATCAAGGATTGACAGTGAAACGCGATGTTCACGCCGAAGATGAATATTTTTCCTTATCGGCGCCCGCATCAAAGGCATCTCGTGCGCTCCGCCTTGAAAATGTTCGTGGTTGAGAATTGAACCGCCGACAATTGGTAAATCGCTATTCGAACCGATGAAAAAATTAGGGAACTGATCAACGAAAGCGAATAATTTAGATAGGGTACGATGACTGATGGTCATCGGCTCGTGCACACCTTCAAAAACAATACAATGCCGATCGTAATAAACATAAGGTGAATACTGAAGGTACCAAATCTCATCGTCAAGCCGCAGAGGAATAAGGCGAATATTTCCCCGTGCCGGATGATTTATTCTTCCGCTATATCCCTCGTTTTCTTTACAAAGAAGGCATTGAGGATAGGCAAAGTTTTCCTTTTGCTTACGACTGAGAGCTATAGCCTTGTTGTCTTTTTCCGGCTTAGATAAATTAATAGTTATCTCCAAATTGTTTTTTGGAAAAGACGTAGTCCAAAGCAGATTCTGATCAACTTTGCTTTTTTGAATATAATCATTCTTAATTTCTAAATCATAGAGATAATCAACCGCTTTTACTTTGTTTTTGCGATATAGGTCATTGAATTTTTTGATGACAGCGCTAGGTAACGGAGTTACTAACCCCATAATCCGGACGATCAGGCGATCAATTTCCGCGTCGTCGCCAAATTTAATCTTTTTTAATTCCGTATGTAATTCTTCAATAATCGGATCGGGAACTTTTAACCCTTTCAATTCAGAAATATTAATTTCCCCTTCAAAAGGACTATCTTGATGAAGCAGGTCAAGAAGTATGTTTCGCACATAAATGACATCCTCATTGGATAAGTCAAGATGAAAAGAGGCGTAAATTAATAGTTTCTCAATAGTTTTATTTAGCATTTTAGCCACCTCAGTTTTTCATTATATAACATTGTCAACTTCGTTGGTAGACTTGGATTAAATACCTGTATAAGAAAAAATTAATCACCAATTGTTATTTTATACGGTGCACATATATTAAATCAGCGCCAAAATCTCCTAAGACCCGCGTTTTATCATTAAATCCGTTTCCCATCCATTGAGGATTGAGTTGCAATGCTCCATTGCCGAGCGACGCTCCGTCGATAATGTACTTTTCTTCATATGACATCTTCATGACTTCTTCAACCGATGTCCTTTGGTTGAGATAATTCACTATCGCCCCTTCCGGTTTAATGAAAGAAGGAAGAGCCATCTTAAGTAAACCGCCAAACGTCTTCAAACGATGCGGATTGGGAAGAACCTCCACCTGATATAAACCCTCCTTGTCTAAATCGGGAACTTGAATAAAATCATTTCCAGGCGCACTCGCTTGTAACCCATAAAAACAGCCAACTATCGCCTCCGATTTATCCTCGTTTTCAACAACGAAACAAGCTTCACCTTGAGGAGAAAAAGTTTTCATTTGATAGAATTTTCCAAACTGAAATAGCCGGCGGTGCTTCTTATAAAAAACAATATTTTTCTTCATCCACCGTCTTTCAATCGGTGAGAGAGCATCAATCTCCATTTCATATCCCATGACGCCGAAACAAGCCGCGGCAAAGCGTCGATAAAAGGGCGTTATTCGCAACATTTGATGGGAGGGAGTGGCACTGACATGATTCGAAATAGTCGAAAGTGGATAGGCTAAGGCTGTTCCACTTTGGATCTTAATTCGTTCGTAACCATCGGTATTGTCACTGGCCCATGTTTGATCAAAATAACTGAGCATTCCTAAATCAAATCTTCCTCCGCCGCTCGCGCAATTTTCGAAAATAACATCCGGAAAATCCTTGGTAAGGGAAGCAAGTACACGATATAGTCCGATGTAATAGCGATATGTCAACTCATAAGCCGGTGTCACTTTACTTTCGCCGTCGGAAATTGTTCGATTGAAATCCCATTTTACGTATTTAATCGGAATTTCCCTTAAGTGTTTGCTGACCGACTCTATAATATAATCCTGCACATCCTTGCGACTGAGATCCAGTATCAGTTGATGCCGGCCAACCGCGGGCGAAGAATACTTGGTTTTGATTGCCCAATCGGGATGTGTCCGATATAAATCCGAATCCTCATTTACCATTTCGGGTTCAAACCAAAGGCCAAATGAAAGGCTCCTTTTACCGGTTAATTTTGCGACTCCTTGCAGTCCATGATGAAGTTTCTTGGTATTCACATCCCAGTCGCCTAAACCCGACAGGTCGTTGTTTCTTTTTCCAAACCAGCCATCGTCAAGAACAAACATTTCCACTCCCATTTTTTTCGCCCCATCGACGATGCTTTTTATTTTGGAATCAGAAAAAGCAAAATAGGTTGCTTCCCAATTATTAATGACAATCGGGCGAGGCTTATCAGCAATAGCGGAACGCACTATATGCCTTCGAATAAAACGATGGAAATTATCGCTCATACCGTTAATTCCCAAATTAGAAAAAGTCATAATCGCAAATGGCATTTCCAATTTTGCATTTCTTTCTAATACAGGGCGGAAGTCAAAGGGATTTATTCCTCCTTGAATTCGCAAGTTATTGAAGGCCGATAATTCTACCGCCGAATAATGGTTGCCGCTATAAACCAGGTTAAAGCCGTATACCGGACCCTGGTTCATGGTGGTTTCAACTTCTTTAATTAGATAGAAGGGATTATGGCGTGAACTCGACGAACCCGTCTTACTATCATTGATATAAATTCCAGGTTTAATGATTTGACGAGTAATGTTAAATTCGTTAATCCAGCTGCCGTATGTGGTCCATAGTTCATAGTTACGATTAGCAAAATCAAGATTATAACTCATTATTTTTCGAACACTAATGGATTTTTTATCACCGTTTATAATTGTAATGTTGCGCACTATCACGTCCGTATCTTCAAATATCCCATACTGAAGCTTTAACCGGACATTACTGAAATCATCCGTTAATTCGATGGCTAAGACTTGACTGGGAAGATGCGGGGTGGGAAAAGAGCTGCCGAACAATTCTTTTTCCTCACTAATTGACGTGACTTTAAAATCGAATACTGATTGATCATCACTATCCAGAACAACTGACGGCTCACGATAATCGCCCTTTCCGGCTAGACCGATTTCAAGCGGAATTTGGTCGTAACTAAGTCCGGGATACTTCTTTTCATCATAGACAACCGCGCTTCCGCGAGGAAAATTTTCCTTAAAAAAAGCAAAGTTATAATTAAGTTTATCCTTGATGCGCGCGCCAAAATACTCATGGCGAAGATGTCTAGATTCATCAATTCGCAATATATAACTGGTATTTTTAGTTGCCAAATGAAAGACTTCGTTTTGATTATTTTCTAACATGAAAGCATCCTCTTATCTAATTATAACTATAAACAGTTGTTTATGCTAAAATAAGTTTATAAATGAGGTTGGAATTATGCATCTAGATTTAAATAATGGATGGCAATTTATTGATCATTATGATCAAAACTTTTTATCTTCATTCCCTAGCGATGCCGAATTAGTCGACATTCCCCATACTCATAAACTACTGCCTATAAATTATTTCTCGGAGATAGATTATCAATTCGTTTCCATGTACCAAAAACTATTTGATTTAAGCGAGATGCGAAACGACAAGCGATATTTCATTGTTTTTGAAGGATTAATGCTTCAGGCCGATGTATATTTAAATGATCACTTCTTGGGGCACTTCATTTCCGGCTATCTTCCTTTTGAAGTGGAAGTAACTGATTTTCTAAAAAAATTAGATAACCGTTTAGTTGTTGTCTGCGATGCGCGTGAGGATAAGAAGATTCCTCCTTTTGGCGGAGCAGTTGATTACTTATGCTACGGAGGTATCTATCGGGAAGTTCACTTGGAGGAGCGAGAGAATTTCTTTTTTAAGGAACTTCTTGTTTCCGCAGGAATGGATGGTCACATTCAAGTAAAGCACAAGGTGGAAAAATCACCGAACCTTGATTTAAAAGTCCGTTATGAAATATACCAAGACGAGAAGCGACTGGCGGTTTTTGAAACCGACAAGTTCGTAATTCCTAATCCGCACCTCTGGTCGCCTGAAGAACCCTATTTTTATAAATTGCGCGCGGTAATACAGAACAAAGAACAATCAACATCTAAAGAGATTCGCTTTGCTTTTCGCACCATTAAATTCACGCACAAAGGATTCTTTCTAAACGGCGAGTATCGTAAATTAATCGGCCTGAATCGCCACCAAAGTTTTCCCTATATCGGTTATGCCGCCACCAAGAGCCTTCAAGAATTTGATGCCGACTATTTAAAATATCACCTTGGACTCAATGTAGTTCGCTGCTCCCATTATCCGCCATCGCGGCATTTTTTAAATCGCTGTGATGATATCGGGCTCTTAGTAATAGATGAAGTCCCCGGTTGGCAATTTGTTGGCAATGATTACGACTGGCAAGGGCAATACTTGGATTTTCTTCAAAGAATGATTGTGTTTGACTATAATCATCCGTCGGTAATCTTGCACTCAATTCGAATAAACGAATCAAGTGATTACCATGAACTGTATCTAAAAGCCAATCGAATTGCCCATGAATTAGACGCCAGTCGACCGACAACCGGAGTAAGAAACTTTATCCATAGCGAACTTCTTGAGGATGTTTATGCTTTCAATGATTTTTCGCATGACGGAACTAACAAAGGACTCCTAAATCCGAAAAAAGTACTCCCTTCTTTTAAAACAAAAAAGCCTTACATTGTAACCGAAAACAATGGTCATATGTTTCCGACCAAAAGTTTTGATGATGAAAATCATCGTCTGGAACAGGCTAAGCGTCATCTTCAGGTTCTCGAATCTGCTTATCGCTACCAATCGATAGCGGCTTTCCTAAGCTGGTGCTATGCCGATTATCAAACCCATCAAAACTTTGGCAGCGGGGATCATATTTGCTATCACGGAGTAGTTGATATTTTTCGAAACGACAAAATGGCAGCCGATGTTTACCGCTCTCAATTAATTGGGGAGCCGATGCTCAGCGTCCTTTCTTCGATGAATATCGGCGAATATCCGGAAGCACTTTTGCCCCCGGCGATGGTTCTAACTAACGTCGATTTTATCCGCGTGTATAAAAACGATGACTTAATTGGCGATTTTTATCCCAGCAAAAAAAAGTATCCCCATCTGCCGCATCCTCCGATAATTATCAAATCCTATATTTCTAGTAAACTTGACCACGATGAGCGTTTTTCTTCTAAAGACAAAAAAAGGCTTAAGAAAATATTGGGTTATGCCGGCATTCATGGATCAAATCGCCTTTCCGTCTTATACAAACTCAGGGTGGCTTTTTTAATGATGAAGTATCATCTTAGTTATGCCGATTTGGTTGAATTATGGAACAAGTATGTCAGTAATTGGGGAAGTGACAAGGTCGTATATCGCTTCGTTGGCTATCGGGATAATGCTCCGATTATCAGTAAGGAATATGGTCCTTCGCTTTCATTTCATATTGCTTTAACGGCTTCGAAAACCGAGTTAAAAGCCGATTCAACATATGATATGGTATTAGTGAGCGTTGAATTACTTGATCA contains the following coding sequences:
- a CDS encoding UDP-glucose--hexose-1-phosphate uridylyltransferase translates to MLNKTIEKLLIYASFHLDLSNEDVIYVRNILLDLLHQDSPFEGEINISELKGLKVPDPIIEELHTELKKIKFGDDAEIDRLIVRIMGLVTPLPSAVIKKFNDLYRKNKVKAVDYLYDLEIKNDYIQKSKVDQNLLWTTSFPKNNLEITINLSKPEKDNKAIALSRKQKENFAYPQCLLCKENEGYSGRINHPARGNIRLIPLRLDDEIWYLQYSPYVYYDRHCIVFEGVHEPMTISHRTLSKLFAFVDQFPNFFIGSNSDLPIVGGSILNHEHFQGGAHEMPLMRAPIRKNIHLRREHRVSLSILDWYNSVLLLKGRNKQALLNIAYTIIDAWRNYSDVDADIIAKEGEDQHNTVTPIVRKIGSTYHMYIILRNNRTDENYPDGIFHAHPEYQHIKKEGIGLIEAMGLFILPARLKRQLEEIEAFFVDKKQSVSDFIEQRPEYLAFESLLKQMDSLAPETNYHDYLVEHVNTTCQGILDNTAVFKSTEKGREAFLKFIKTLSI
- a CDS encoding alpha-galactosidase translates to MLENNQNEVFHLATKNTSYILRIDESRHLRHEYFGARIKDKLNYNFAFFKENFPRGSAVVYDEKKYPGLSYDQIPLEIGLAGKGDYREPSVVLDSDDQSVFDFKVTSISEEKELFGSSFPTPHLPSQVLAIELTDDFSNVRLKLQYGIFEDTDVIVRNITIINGDKKSISVRKIMSYNLDFANRNYELWTTYGSWINEFNITRQIIKPGIYINDSKTGSSSSRHNPFYLIKEVETTMNQGPVYGFNLVYSGNHYSAVELSAFNNLRIQGGINPFDFRPVLERNAKLEMPFAIMTFSNLGINGMSDNFHRFIRRHIVRSAIADKPRPIVINNWEATYFAFSDSKIKSIVDGAKKMGVEMFVLDDGWFGKRNNDLSGLGDWDVNTKKLHHGLQGVAKLTGKRSLSFGLWFEPEMVNEDSDLYRTHPDWAIKTKYSSPAVGRHQLILDLSRKDVQDYIIESVSKHLREIPIKYVKWDFNRTISDGESKVTPAYELTYRYYIGLYRVLASLTKDFPDVIFENCASGGGRFDLGMLSYFDQTWASDNTDGYERIKIQSGTALAYPLSTISNHVSATPSHQMLRITPFYRRFAAACFGVMGYEMEIDALSPIERRWMKKNIVFYKKHRRLFQFGKFYQMKTFSPQGEACFVVENEDKSEAIVGCFYGLQASAPGNDFIQVPDLDKEGLYQVEVLPNPHRLKTFGGLLKMALPSFIKPEGAIVNYLNQRTSVEEVMKMSYEEKYIIDGASLGNGALQLNPQWMGNGFNDKTRVLGDFGADLIYVHRIK
- a CDS encoding glycoside hydrolase family 2 TIM barrel-domain containing protein is translated as MHLDLNNGWQFIDHYDQNFLSSFPSDAELVDIPHTHKLLPINYFSEIDYQFVSMYQKLFDLSEMRNDKRYFIVFEGLMLQADVYLNDHFLGHFISGYLPFEVEVTDFLKKLDNRLVVVCDAREDKKIPPFGGAVDYLCYGGIYREVHLEERENFFFKELLVSAGMDGHIQVKHKVEKSPNLDLKVRYEIYQDEKRLAVFETDKFVIPNPHLWSPEEPYFYKLRAVIQNKEQSTSKEIRFAFRTIKFTHKGFFLNGEYRKLIGLNRHQSFPYIGYAATKSLQEFDADYLKYHLGLNVVRCSHYPPSRHFLNRCDDIGLLVIDEVPGWQFVGNDYDWQGQYLDFLQRMIVFDYNHPSVILHSIRINESSDYHELYLKANRIAHELDASRPTTGVRNFIHSELLEDVYAFNDFSHDGTNKGLLNPKKVLPSFKTKKPYIVTENNGHMFPTKSFDDENHRLEQAKRHLQVLESAYRYQSIAAFLSWCYADYQTHQNFGSGDHICYHGVVDIFRNDKMAADVYRSQLIGEPMLSVLSSMNIGEYPEALLPPAMVLTNVDFIRVYKNDDLIGDFYPSKKKYPHLPHPPIIIKSYISSKLDHDERFSSKDKKRLKKILGYAGIHGSNRLSVLYKLRVAFLMMKYHLSYADLVELWNKYVSNWGSDKVVYRFVGYRDNAPIISKEYGPSLSFHIALTASKTELKADSTYDMVLVSVELLDQFNNRASYAFYPLHIKTSNNIALLSLKSDTLVGGATSIIIRNVNGKKGVGYLQVEIPYYGSQKIEFEIK